Within the Setaria viridis chromosome 3, Setaria_viridis_v4.0, whole genome shotgun sequence genome, the region CATCGATGAATGGtcagatagagagagagagtgttgCTGGTCGTCGTTGATGACCGGTGGTGCGTGCGGCACCATGCGACGCGACGCGAGCCGTGCACACTGCGCTGCGCTGTACCCGCGGCATGGCGACGCCTGCAACTCGCATTCGTTGCGCGctgtgctggtgctggtgctggtgctgggccATCCATCGCGTCAGGGCTTCTGCTGCTGTTGCGCGGTTGCAgcgccgggccggccggccggccattgATGGCCCACGATGCATTTCCTCCTCcgttcttcctctcctcctctctctccgacTCACGAGACGGCGAGAAGAGAATGAATGTGTTGCGTTTATTGCCCCGGTACCTGCCCTGCTCCATCTAGTCGCGAGATTAAACTACTGGTCCACCGTCCCGTCCACTGTAGCACACTCCTGCCTTGTTGCAACGCCTTTTCGTGTTTGTCCCTGCCGATTACTCTCCTACGCGCCCATTCCTCTAACAGCAATTACTAGGAGTAAATCCACTGGATCAATCAGTGGGCCTGGCAGGACCAACAGCCAGCCATGAGCCATGCCTGCTTGCTGCTAGCCATTCCTCTTCTGACACACGGGCTTCGGCCAACCGTTTTGCTCCTCGGGCCTCTCACGCGCCCGATCGAGAGGGCAGCGTCCCGATGCAATCTGACGAAAGGGCCCACGCGGTAGTTTATTGTGACGACTGACGACTCCTCGTGACGAAAAGTCAACACGACCTGCTGCTGCATGTTTTGACCATACCAGCACCGAATTTCGAGAGCCATGCCATGGACATTGACAAATGGCCACAAGTAGGGTTTTGCATTATTTTGCATGGGCAAAATCTTGACCTTGATTTCGAATCCTTTTATCTTGGGCCATTCCTCTTGGAGTTGGGCATGGGACTCGGCATTACACCACAAGAAGTCTTTCCTCTTCCTGTCCCAGAGGATTTCGGGAGTGTTTTTCCTTGAAGTGCACtccaagcaagcaaagcaagccaTTGATCGCAGCCGTAGCCTGTGGGTACCTGCGTCGTAGGCATTCGTGAGCAAAGTGATTCAATCAGTGCCAAGAAAGTCTCTGCACGCACCTGCATGCGTAGGAGACGAGACGACGCAACGCAATTGTTTAATCGCTTTGGCTAATCAATCCCCACTCATGCCCAAATCATACAGGCCACCGCCAACACAAGAGGGTAGCCGGGTAGGGCACCGGCAGGGGCCCCGCCGAAAAGCCTGCGGACGCTGcagggcgctgctgctgctgctgctcatcaGAGGCATGCCACACGGCCCACACACACAGGCTTCCATGAATTGCCCGCAGGAGCATGGAGGAAGCCAAGGACCCCTCATAAACGCgcgcccgcccctgccgccgccactgtTGCTTCCTCGCCGGTCGGTCGCTGGTGAGCCGGCCGAGCAGTACAGCGCAAGCCACGACTGCTAGCTCAGACTCGTCAAGCTCAACTCGTCTCCACCCCATTCCTTTTTCCCACCGTCGCCAAGCTCAACTCGTCTCCAGGCCAGAGAGCAGCGTTGCGTGCTCTGGGGCTTCCTTGCTTCCATTCCTGCTATAAGTACGTGCGTCCAGCCACTGGCCTtctcccaccaccgccgccgccgccatagcTTCTCCGCTACTACTAGCTCAGACCCAACTCAGCATCAGCTTCGTTCTAGCTAGTTCTCCCTTGCTTGCGGCGGCGTGTGAGAGAGACAGAGAGTGAGAGACCAGCAGACAGGAGGCCATGGAGTAcaaggcgaggcggcggcacgTGCCGGCGTTCGGGGAGTGGAACTACTACtactcctcgtcctcctcagaGGAGCCGCAGCTGCAGTactccggcgccgcggcgggcgacTCCGGCTCCTGGTGgtacgcggcggcggagccggaggcCTGCAGCGACGCCTGGTTCAGGtactcgccgccaccgcgcagcaggccgccggcgcccaagAAGCCGCGGAGGCCAGCGGTCGCGGTCCCGGTGGACCAGAATTTGCCGTACTGCGACGGCGGGAACGGGGGCGTGCCGATGACGGAGGTTCGGGCGAGGGCGTCCGTCGCTGgtgccgccgcggtggcgcgcgcggcgcctgcAAAGGGCGGCCGCAGGGTGGTCAGGCCCGTCGACGCGGACCTCTACCGGGTGCCGCAGCCGGAGGACACCACTGTCTCCCGCCGGCCGAGACGTGTACGTTACGTTCTTGCAGAGCAGAACGACTGCAAAGCTCCTCTTCCGGataatcttctttcttcttgcAAACTTGAA harbors:
- the LOC117847664 gene encoding uncharacterized protein, with translation MEYKARRRHVPAFGEWNYYYSSSSSEEPQLQYSGAAAGDSGSWWYAAAEPEACSDAWFRYSPPPRSRPPAPKKPRRPAVAVPVDQNLPYCDGGNGGVPMTEVRARASVAGAAAVARAAPAKGGRRVVRPVDADLYRVPQPEDTTVSRRPRRKRASRSLWMGCLGGFNCVA